Proteins encoded together in one Gammaproteobacteria bacterium window:
- the mreD gene encoding rod shape-determining protein MreD: MSRELPNARHVIYLSLFIGLVVSVWPLPEMIRPFWPLWFGLIIIYWAMATPLRVSVGIAWTGGLLLDVLQGALLGENALAFMILALATRHWHLRLRVFPLAQQMLAVFFLITVTQLVIYWIRGIAGTGIPLSQVFLPAMTSALTWPWVFIMLRELRRRYQVN; this comes from the coding sequence ATGAGTCGCGAGCTGCCGAACGCCCGCCATGTCATCTACCTGAGCCTGTTCATCGGGCTGGTGGTCAGCGTATGGCCGTTGCCCGAAATGATCCGGCCCTTCTGGCCATTGTGGTTCGGCCTGATCATCATCTACTGGGCCATGGCCACACCGCTGCGCGTCAGCGTCGGCATCGCCTGGACCGGTGGCCTGCTGCTGGACGTGCTGCAAGGTGCCTTGCTTGGTGAAAACGCGCTGGCATTCATGATTCTCGCCCTGGCTACCCGCCATTGGCACCTGCGGCTGCGTGTCTTCCCGCTGGCCCAGCAGATGCTGGCCGTGTTCTTCCTGATCACGGTCACACAACTGGTGATCTACTGGATTCGTGGCATTGCCGGCACCGGCATTCCGCTGTCGCAGGTATTCCTGCCTGCCATGACCAGCGCCCTGACCTGGCCCTGGGTATTCATCATGCTGCGCGAGTTGCGGCGTCGCTACCAGGTCAACTGA
- a CDS encoding septal ring lytic transglycosylase RlpA family protein yields the protein MKMARVFRFVLVLLIGVTAGCASHSASVAGASGDAAPAGQFDYHSVAIPEPRVEPRSRYGNPASYVVFGETYYVMDDASARGFEQRGIASWYGTKFHGNRTSSGEPYDMYAMTAAHKELPLPTYVEVENLVNGRKVIVRVNDRGPFHDGRIIDLSYAAALKLGVVSTGTAEVRIRALHPGESDAAPAVQAPAAETVTAVNTPLPPPTIGHEGSDWYIQLAAFGSADNALAYKGELEAAGLRPVQIGTDTGASLYRVRLGPYASEALANENAMLLAAAGITEFHIHEEAATPGTP from the coding sequence ATGAAGATGGCTCGTGTTTTCCGCTTCGTCTTGGTCCTGCTGATCGGTGTGACCGCTGGCTGCGCAAGCCACTCTGCCAGTGTCGCGGGCGCCAGCGGCGATGCCGCACCGGCCGGCCAGTTCGACTACCACAGCGTGGCCATTCCCGAACCGCGGGTCGAACCGCGCAGTCGCTACGGCAACCCCGCAAGCTATGTCGTCTTTGGCGAAACCTACTACGTCATGGACGATGCCAGCGCGCGTGGTTTCGAACAGCGCGGCATTGCCAGCTGGTACGGCACCAAGTTCCATGGCAATCGCACCTCAAGCGGCGAACCCTATGACATGTATGCGATGACGGCGGCCCACAAGGAACTGCCTTTGCCGACCTATGTCGAAGTCGAAAACCTGGTGAACGGTCGCAAGGTCATCGTCCGGGTCAACGATCGCGGGCCGTTCCATGACGGTCGCATCATCGACCTGTCGTATGCGGCCGCCTTGAAACTCGGCGTGGTCTCGACCGGCACGGCCGAGGTCCGCATTCGCGCCCTGCACCCCGGCGAGAGCGATGCCGCTCCGGCCGTGCAGGCACCGGCCGCCGAGACGGTCACCGCTGTGAACACGCCCCTGCCTCCGCCGACCATCGGCCATGAGGGCAGCGACTGGTACATCCAGCTGGCCGCTTTTGGCAGTGCCGACAACGCCCTGGCCTACAAGGGCGAACTGGAAGCCGCCGGGCTGAGGCCCGTGCAGATCGGTACCGACACCGGCGCCTCGCTGTACCGCGTCCGCCTGGGGCCGTATGCCAGCGAGGCGCTGGCCAACGAAAACGCCATGTTGCTGGCCGCCGCCGGCATCACCGAATTTCACATTCACGAAGAAGCCGCCACACCCGGAACTCCATGA
- the mreC gene encoding rod shape-determining protein MreC encodes MALKSSQNRLFISAPSVGVKAFLLLILSIGLMTLDRQAGHLKQVRGALSLLVYPVQAVVDFPMSAWDWLDASLASRRSLLAENSTLKSEILRKNLELQKLATLHEENARLRALLDSSARLEADVQIAALLRSDLDPFRHRVTLDVGSNRDVGVGTAVLDASGIVGQVTSVGPLTSEVILITDPGHAIPVEVNRNGIRTIALGTGSLILLDLPFLPNSAEIASGDLLVTSGLGGRFPRGYPVAVIDEVIRDPGESFARITARPVAALDRLRDVLLVTEQAVESPAASEAGEDEPAAEDGA; translated from the coding sequence GTGGCCCTGAAGTCTTCACAGAACCGCCTGTTCATCAGCGCGCCCAGCGTTGGCGTCAAGGCATTCCTGTTGCTGATCCTCTCCATCGGACTGATGACCCTCGACCGCCAGGCCGGTCACCTCAAGCAAGTGCGCGGCGCGCTCTCGTTGCTGGTGTACCCGGTTCAGGCCGTCGTCGATTTCCCGATGAGCGCCTGGGACTGGCTGGATGCCAGCCTGGCAAGTCGACGCTCGCTGCTCGCAGAGAACAGCACGCTGAAGAGCGAAATCCTGCGCAAGAATCTCGAGTTGCAGAAGCTCGCCACGCTGCACGAAGAAAATGCCCGGCTGCGTGCCCTGCTGGATTCCTCGGCACGACTTGAAGCCGATGTGCAGATTGCCGCGCTGTTGCGGTCCGACCTCGACCCCTTCCGGCACAGGGTCACGCTCGATGTGGGCAGCAATCGCGATGTCGGCGTCGGCACCGCGGTACTGGACGCCAGCGGCATCGTCGGCCAGGTCACCTCGGTTGGCCCGCTGACCTCCGAGGTAATCCTCATCACCGATCCCGGTCATGCCATTCCCGTGGAAGTGAATCGAAACGGCATTCGCACCATCGCACTCGGTACCGGTTCGCTGATCCTGCTGGACCTGCCCTTCCTGCCGAATTCTGCCGAGATCGCTTCGGGTGACCTGCTGGTCACCTCGGGCCTTGGCGGCCGTTTCCCGCGCGGTTACCCGGTGGCCGTGATCGACGAGGTGATTCGCGATCCCGGCGAATCCTTCGCACGCATCACCGCGCGCCCGGTTGCCGCCCTGGATCGCTTGCGGGATGTCTTGCTGGTGACCGAGCAGGCCGTCGAATCACCCGCTGCCAGCGAGGCGGGCGAGGATGAACCGGCAGCGGAGGACGGGGCATGA
- the rodA gene encoding rod shape-determining protein RodA, with the protein MMDYGGIREATEASPLSRFLRGLNIDLPLLAGLLLLCGAGLVILYSAGGESTALVTRQVIRLGVAFLVMLLAAQFSPNFLRRWSPWAFLGVIFLLVMVLVLGDVGKGAQRWLDFGFMRFQPSELMKLALPMMVAWYLHDRPLPPTFGHLVVLAGIIVLPVMLIIQQPDLGTALLVGSAGAFAVFLAGIRKRWIASILALLAVMAPLAWKFVLHDYQKRRVLTFLNPESDPLNSGYHIIQSKIAIGSGGLFGKGWLNGTQSQLEFLPERHTDFIFAVIGEEFGLLGGIAVLLIYLFIVARGLYIATQAEKTFERILAGSLTLTFFVYVFVNIGMVTGLLPVVGVPLPLISYGGTSMVTLMAGFGILMSIHSHRRFMTR; encoded by the coding sequence ATGATGGATTACGGGGGCATTCGCGAAGCCACGGAAGCCTCGCCGCTGAGCAGGTTCCTGCGCGGGCTCAACATCGACCTGCCGCTGCTGGCCGGCTTGCTGTTGCTGTGCGGCGCGGGCCTGGTGATCCTCTACTCGGCCGGCGGCGAAAGCACGGCGCTCGTCACCCGCCAGGTCATCCGTCTCGGGGTGGCTTTCCTGGTCATGCTGCTGGCTGCCCAGTTCTCGCCGAACTTCCTGCGCCGCTGGTCACCCTGGGCGTTCCTGGGCGTGATATTCCTGCTGGTGATGGTGCTGGTGCTGGGCGATGTCGGCAAAGGCGCGCAGCGCTGGCTGGATTTCGGTTTCATGCGCTTCCAGCCGTCCGAGCTGATGAAGCTCGCGCTGCCGATGATGGTTGCCTGGTACCTTCATGACCGTCCCTTGCCGCCAACCTTCGGGCACCTGGTCGTGCTGGCCGGCATCATCGTCCTGCCGGTCATGCTGATCATCCAGCAACCCGATCTCGGTACCGCCCTGCTGGTCGGCAGCGCCGGCGCCTTCGCTGTCTTCCTGGCCGGCATCCGCAAGCGCTGGATCGCATCGATTCTTGCGCTGCTGGCAGTGATGGCACCGCTCGCCTGGAAGTTCGTGCTGCACGATTACCAGAAGCGCCGCGTCCTGACCTTCCTGAATCCCGAAAGCGATCCCCTGAACAGCGGCTACCACATCATCCAGTCCAAGATAGCCATCGGTTCGGGCGGCCTGTTCGGCAAGGGCTGGCTGAATGGCACGCAATCGCAGCTCGAATTCCTGCCGGAACGCCATACCGATTTCATCTTCGCGGTGATCGGCGAAGAGTTCGGCCTGCTCGGAGGCATTGCCGTCTTGCTGATCTACCTGTTCATCGTCGCCCGTGGCCTGTACATCGCCACCCAGGCGGAAAAGACCTTCGAACGCATCCTCGCCGGCAGCCTGACGCTGACGTTTTTCGTCTACGTGTTCGTGAATATCGGCATGGTCACCGGCCTGTTGCCGGTGGTAGGCGTGCCGCTGCCGCTGATCAGTTACGGCGGTACGTCGATGGTGACCCTGATGGCTGGCTTCGGTATTCTCATGAGCATTCACTCTCATCGCAGGTTCATGACACGGTGA
- the mltB gene encoding lytic murein transglycosylase B encodes MRCAYLFFILMLSGLLAAPAPLQAAEGEAPYVDHPDYDAFVQEVGEQFDIPAAELEPIFQQAFRQQKILDAISRPAEGKDWSEYRPIFLTEERISGGVDFWNKHARTLARAEAELGVDAEIIVAIIGVETYYGRITGSWRVIDALSTLAFDYPPRQTFFRSELRHFMQLVREENIDPLSVQGSYAGAMGGGQFMPSSYRQYAVDFDTDGQRDLWNSWPDAIGSVANYLSRHGWEHGAVIAVPAGAGESAPLQEQGMKVYKASRLRQQGLVFSDVVDNGEEVRLVALQQDDGLHYWIGRENFRVITRYNRSPLYAMAVMDLGRVIEARRQQAILDKAASQR; translated from the coding sequence ATGCGTTGCGCATACCTCTTCTTCATCCTGATGCTTTCCGGCCTCCTTGCTGCCCCGGCTCCGCTGCAGGCTGCCGAGGGCGAAGCGCCCTATGTCGACCACCCGGACTACGATGCCTTCGTGCAGGAAGTCGGCGAGCAGTTCGACATCCCGGCAGCCGAACTGGAACCGATTTTCCAGCAGGCGTTTCGCCAGCAGAAGATCCTGGATGCCATTTCCCGTCCGGCGGAAGGCAAGGACTGGTCCGAGTACCGGCCGATCTTCCTGACCGAGGAACGCATCAGTGGCGGCGTCGACTTCTGGAACAAGCATGCCCGGACGCTGGCACGTGCCGAAGCCGAACTGGGCGTGGATGCCGAAATCATCGTCGCCATCATCGGCGTGGAAACCTACTACGGCCGCATCACCGGCAGCTGGCGCGTCATCGATGCGCTGTCCACCCTGGCCTTCGACTATCCGCCGCGACAGACCTTCTTCCGCAGCGAGCTGCGGCATTTCATGCAACTGGTGCGCGAAGAAAACATCGACCCGCTGTCGGTGCAGGGTTCCTATGCCGGCGCGATGGGTGGCGGCCAGTTCATGCCGAGCTCCTACCGGCAATATGCGGTGGACTTCGATACCGATGGCCAGCGAGACCTGTGGAACTCCTGGCCGGATGCCATCGGCAGCGTGGCGAATTACCTCAGTCGCCATGGCTGGGAACACGGTGCCGTGATTGCCGTACCGGCAGGCGCCGGTGAATCTGCCCCGCTGCAGGAGCAGGGCATGAAGGTCTACAAGGCCAGCCGTTTGCGCCAGCAGGGGCTGGTGTTCTCGGACGTTGTCGACAACGGCGAGGAAGTCCGGCTGGTAGCCCTGCAACAGGACGACGGCCTGCACTACTGGATCGGTCGCGAGAATTTCCGCGTCATCACCCGCTACAACCGCTCGCCCTTGTATGCCATGGCCGTGATGGATCTCGGTCGCGTGATCGAAGCCCGTCGCCAGCAGGCAATTCTCGACAAGGCCGCGTCGCAACGCTGA
- a CDS encoding DUF493 domain-containing protein, translating into MNEKTPEELLEFPCEFPIKVMGRQSEEFESVVLGIFEKHLDDMDQASVSSKPSGSGNFISLTVVFEANSKEHLDNIYRELTDHELVLFCL; encoded by the coding sequence ATGAACGAGAAGACACCCGAAGAACTGCTCGAATTTCCCTGCGAGTTTCCGATCAAGGTCATGGGCCGGCAGTCGGAGGAATTCGAATCGGTGGTGCTCGGCATTTTCGAAAAACACCTGGATGACATGGACCAGGCCAGCGTCAGCAGCAAGCCGTCCGGTTCGGGCAACTTCATCTCGCTGACCGTGGTGTTCGAAGCGAACAGCAAGGAACATCTCGACAACATCTACCGCGAGCTGACCGATCACGAACTGGTGCTGTTCTGCCTGTGA
- the gatC gene encoding Asp-tRNA(Asn)/Glu-tRNA(Gln) amidotransferase subunit GatC, with amino-acid sequence MALKPEDVKSIAHLARLDIREEDIPNYADNLSRIFDFVQQLEAADTEGVEPMAHPLHMSQRLREDAVTEKDNRELYQQNAPQTDAGLYLVPKVIE; translated from the coding sequence ATGGCCCTCAAGCCGGAAGATGTGAAGTCCATTGCGCACCTGGCGCGCCTCGACATCCGCGAGGAAGACATCCCGAACTATGCCGACAACCTGTCGCGCATTTTCGATTTCGTGCAACAACTGGAAGCCGCCGACACCGAGGGTGTCGAGCCGATGGCGCATCCCCTGCACATGTCGCAGCGCCTGCGCGAAGACGCAGTCACCGAAAAAGACAATCGCGAGCTGTACCAGCAGAATGCGCCGCAAACGGATGCGGGCCTTTACCTGGTGCCCAAGGTTATTGAATAA
- the mrdA gene encoding penicillin-binding protein 2, whose translation MARARIKDEWVEVRLFTTRTIMAMIGVLLLIGLIVSRLYFLQVTRQSHFATLSDDNRVRIQTIAPNRGLIFDRNGLLLAENVPSYQLEIVPEQVGDLDDLLGRLRILLDISDEELERFDKLRRTKRSFQPIPLLYNLSENEVSLFAVNRQDFPGAEIQARLTRRYPQGDVLAHALGYIGNITESELAERDPARYSGTSQIGKVGLERAYEDLLHGYPGIRQVETNAQGRVLRVLETEPPQPGNDLYLSIDWKLQETAFNALGDQRGAIVAVDPRTGEVLAMVSKPSYDPNLFVDGIDRKSYAALIDNYDRPLLNRAVVGTYPPGSTLKPMIGLAGLYYGVVASTHKTLCKGIWRLEGNPRPYRDWKREGHGVVDLDAAITESCDVYFYELSVELGIDRINEFLSWFGLGRATGIDLVGEADGLLPSREWKRRARRMPWFPGDTVNIGIGQGFMLTTPLQLAHATSILATRGEAHAPRLVRETIDPASGEVTSQLAPAEPAVDVRNEWAWEHVIKSMEHVTQPPRGTARGPYFGAPYDTAGKTGTAQVYTLAEDEEYDAEEVAERLRDHGLFIAFAPAMEPTIALAVMVENGGGASSATPVARKILDEWLLRPDPPEYTP comes from the coding sequence ATGGCGCGCGCACGCATAAAAGACGAATGGGTCGAAGTCCGACTGTTCACCACACGCACCATCATGGCGATGATCGGGGTCCTGCTCCTCATCGGCCTGATCGTTTCCCGGCTGTATTTCCTGCAGGTCACGCGACAATCGCATTTCGCGACACTGTCCGACGACAACCGCGTGCGCATCCAGACCATTGCACCGAATCGCGGCCTGATCTTCGATCGCAATGGACTGCTGCTCGCCGAAAACGTGCCGAGCTACCAGCTGGAAATCGTTCCCGAACAGGTGGGGGATCTCGATGACCTGCTCGGCCGCCTGCGCATCCTGCTCGACATCAGTGACGAAGAGCTGGAGCGCTTCGACAAATTGCGCCGGACCAAGCGCAGCTTCCAGCCCATCCCCTTGCTCTACAACCTCAGCGAAAACGAGGTTTCCTTGTTTGCAGTCAATCGCCAGGACTTTCCCGGCGCTGAAATCCAGGCGCGACTGACTCGCCGCTATCCGCAGGGTGACGTGCTCGCGCATGCCCTGGGTTATATCGGGAACATCACCGAATCCGAACTGGCAGAGCGCGACCCGGCGCGTTACTCGGGCACCTCGCAGATCGGCAAGGTCGGGCTGGAGCGCGCCTATGAAGATCTTCTGCACGGCTACCCGGGCATCCGCCAGGTCGAAACAAATGCCCAGGGCCGTGTATTGCGCGTGCTGGAGACCGAACCACCGCAGCCTGGCAATGACCTTTACCTGAGCATCGACTGGAAATTGCAGGAGACGGCATTCAACGCGCTCGGGGACCAGCGCGGCGCCATCGTAGCGGTCGACCCGCGCACGGGCGAGGTACTGGCCATGGTGTCCAAGCCGTCCTACGACCCCAACCTGTTTGTCGATGGCATCGACCGGAAGAGCTATGCAGCGCTGATCGACAATTACGATCGACCGCTCCTGAACCGTGCCGTGGTCGGAACCTATCCGCCCGGCTCGACGCTCAAGCCGATGATCGGCCTTGCTGGTCTCTACTACGGCGTCGTGGCTTCGACGCACAAGACCCTGTGCAAGGGAATCTGGCGCCTCGAAGGCAATCCGCGTCCGTACCGTGACTGGAAGCGCGAGGGTCACGGCGTGGTCGACCTTGATGCCGCGATTACCGAATCCTGCGATGTCTACTTCTACGAACTGTCGGTCGAGCTTGGCATCGACCGCATCAACGAATTTCTCTCCTGGTTCGGTCTGGGACGCGCCACCGGCATCGACCTGGTGGGCGAAGCCGATGGCCTGCTGCCCTCGCGAGAGTGGAAGCGGCGGGCACGCCGCATGCCCTGGTTTCCGGGCGACACCGTCAATATCGGCATTGGCCAGGGCTTCATGCTGACCACGCCGCTGCAGCTGGCACACGCGACCAGCATTCTCGCCACGCGTGGCGAAGCGCATGCGCCACGTCTGGTGCGTGAAACCATCGACCCGGCCAGCGGGGAAGTCACTTCACAACTGGCGCCAGCCGAGCCAGCCGTCGATGTCCGCAACGAGTGGGCCTGGGAACACGTGATCAAGTCGATGGAACATGTCACGCAGCCACCGCGCGGCACGGCTCGTGGACCCTACTTCGGAGCACCCTACGACACGGCCGGCAAGACCGGTACCGCACAGGTCTATACCCTGGCCGAGGACGAGGAATACGATGCCGAGGAAGTGGCAGAGCGCTTGCGAGACCATGGCCTGTTCATTGCCTTTGCACCGGCAATGGAGCCGACCATCGCGCTCGCGGTGATGGTCGAGAATGGTGGTGGCGCCAGCTCCGCCACCCCTGTCGCTCGCAAGATCCTGGACGAATGGTTGCTGCGTCCTGATCCACCGGAGTACACGCCATGA
- a CDS encoding rod shape-determining protein, which produces MFKNLLGLFSNDVSIDLGTANTLIYVRGRGIVLDEPSVVAIEDKPGRGKHILAVGVDAKRMLGRTPGSITAIRPMKDGVIADFTVTEHMLKQFIKKAAQSRFMSPSPRVLVCVPYGATEVERRAIRDSAEAAGARKVYLIDEPMAAAIGAGLPVTEARGSMVLDIGGGTSEVAIISLSGIVYAASVRIGGDRFDEAIISYVRRNYGTLIGEATAERIKHEIGSAYPGQDVREIEIKGRNLSEGIPRSFVLNSNEILEALQEPLAGIVGAVKTALEQTPPELGADVAERGIALTGGGALLRDLDRLLMEETGLPVVIADEPLTCVARGGGRVLELIDEYGGDLPFAVD; this is translated from the coding sequence ATGTTCAAGAATCTGCTCGGGCTTTTTTCCAATGACGTGTCCATCGACCTGGGCACCGCCAACACGCTGATCTACGTCCGTGGGCGGGGCATCGTGCTGGACGAGCCCTCTGTCGTGGCCATCGAGGACAAGCCCGGCCGCGGCAAGCATATCCTGGCCGTGGGCGTGGACGCCAAGCGCATGCTGGGCCGGACGCCAGGCAGCATCACCGCCATCCGGCCGATGAAGGACGGCGTGATCGCCGACTTCACCGTCACCGAGCACATGCTCAAGCAGTTCATCAAGAAGGCAGCACAGAGCCGCTTCATGAGCCCGAGTCCTCGTGTCCTGGTCTGCGTCCCCTACGGCGCGACCGAAGTGGAACGCCGGGCCATTCGCGACTCCGCCGAAGCGGCGGGTGCGCGCAAGGTGTACCTGATCGACGAGCCCATGGCAGCCGCCATTGGCGCCGGCCTGCCGGTCACCGAAGCACGCGGCTCCATGGTGCTGGATATCGGCGGCGGCACCTCGGAAGTGGCCATCATCTCGCTGAGCGGCATCGTCTATGCCGCCTCGGTGCGCATTGGTGGCGACCGCTTCGACGAAGCCATCATTTCCTACGTGCGCCGCAACTACGGCACGCTGATCGGCGAGGCCACTGCCGAGCGCATCAAGCACGAGATCGGTTCGGCCTATCCCGGCCAGGACGTGCGTGAAATCGAGATCAAGGGTCGCAACCTGTCGGAAGGCATACCGCGCTCCTTCGTGTTGAACTCCAACGAAATCCTCGAAGCCCTGCAGGAACCACTTGCCGGTATCGTCGGTGCGGTCAAGACCGCACTGGAACAGACACCGCCAGAGCTGGGTGCCGACGTGGCCGAGCGTGGCATTGCCCTGACGGGTGGTGGCGCCCTGCTGCGCGACCTCGACCGACTGCTGATGGAAGAGACCGGCCTGCCGGTCGTCATCGCCGACGAACCGTTGACCTGCGTGGCACGTGGCGGTGGTCGCGTACTCGAGCTGATCGACGAGTACGGCGGCGACCTGCCCTTTGCCGTAGACTGA
- a CDS encoding D-alanyl-D-alanine carboxypeptidase family protein, giving the protein MTAILTPRRLLSTFVTGLLLASLPLQAGTPLPAPPQIAGDSHILVDHQTGKVLVERNADNQVEPASITKIMTAYVVFKQLEGGTLSLDDEVLVSEKAWRAPGSRMFIEVDKKIPVEDLLKGMIIQSGNDASIALAEFVAGSEDSFADLMNQYAAQLGMSNSNFRNATGLPSDGHLVTARDIAILVRAMIAEFPEYYRWYSQREYTWNEITQGNRNLLLYRDDRVDGVKTGHTDAAGYCLAASAVQDDMRLISVVMGTGSEKSRADASQALLNYGFRFFETHKLYAAGDAITEARVWKGPLDTIGLMPQQDIFITIPRGRYDELEAVMDLKSQLMAPLAAGEIVGVVRISLDGEELVTAPLVPAAPVPEGSLFRVIVDSVKLLFE; this is encoded by the coding sequence ATGACTGCCATCTTGACGCCCCGACGCCTGCTCTCGACCTTCGTAACCGGCCTGCTGCTGGCCAGCCTTCCCTTGCAGGCCGGCACGCCGCTGCCCGCACCGCCGCAAATCGCCGGCGACAGCCATATCCTGGTCGACCACCAGACCGGCAAGGTGCTGGTCGAGCGTAACGCGGACAACCAGGTCGAGCCGGCCAGCATTACCAAGATCATGACTGCCTACGTGGTGTTCAAGCAGCTCGAAGGCGGCACCCTGTCGCTGGATGACGAGGTGCTGGTCAGCGAGAAGGCCTGGCGCGCACCGGGCTCGCGCATGTTCATCGAAGTGGACAAGAAGATTCCGGTCGAAGACCTGCTGAAGGGCATGATCATCCAGTCGGGCAATGATGCGTCGATTGCGCTGGCCGAGTTCGTGGCCGGCAGTGAAGACAGCTTTGCCGACCTGATGAACCAGTACGCGGCGCAGCTTGGCATGAGCAACTCGAATTTCCGTAATGCCACCGGCCTGCCTTCCGATGGCCACCTGGTCACGGCACGCGACATTGCCATCCTGGTTCGCGCCATGATTGCTGAATTTCCCGAGTATTACCGCTGGTACTCGCAGCGCGAATACACCTGGAACGAAATCACCCAGGGCAACCGCAACCTGTTGCTGTATCGCGACGATCGGGTTGACGGCGTGAAGACCGGTCACACCGATGCGGCCGGCTACTGCCTCGCCGCGTCCGCGGTGCAGGATGACATGCGACTGATTTCGGTCGTCATGGGAACCGGCAGTGAAAAGTCGCGTGCCGATGCCAGCCAGGCACTCCTGAACTACGGCTTTCGATTCTTCGAAACACACAAGCTCTATGCAGCGGGCGACGCGATTACCGAAGCACGCGTCTGGAAAGGCCCGCTCGACACGATCGGCCTGATGCCGCAGCAGGACATCTTCATCACCATCCCGCGCGGCCGGTACGACGAGCTGGAAGCCGTCATGGACCTCAAGAGCCAGCTGATGGCACCGCTGGCCGCCGGCGAGATCGTCGGCGTGGTCCGCATATCGCTGGATGGCGAGGAACTCGTGACGGCGCCGCTGGTACCGGCTGCGCCGGTTCCGGAAGGCAGCCTCTTCCGGGTCATCGTCGACAGCGTCAAGCTGCTGTTCGAGTAA
- a CDS encoding aminotransferase class IV produces the protein MPEALATALLDGELLPLADARISPLDRGFLYGDSVYEVIPCYDGKLFELPAHLERLQRSLDATRIERHDSPADWQAALESLVRANGGGNLAVYLQVSRGADQGRDHRFPIGVSPTVFGMCMPLLPVDPTLGLAAVTTEDLRWHRNDIKATSLLGNVLARQLAAERGADEAILLRDGLAIEASTSNLFVVSNGEVSTPPLAPTILGGITRQVILKLLDRLEIHWQETHISETDLRDADEIWLASSTRETRAVTLLDEEPVGSGRPGALWQRLFAAFQDYKAESLDTR, from the coding sequence GTGCCGGAAGCGCTCGCAACGGCCCTGCTGGATGGCGAGTTGCTGCCACTTGCCGACGCGCGGATTTCGCCACTGGATCGCGGTTTTCTCTACGGCGACAGCGTGTACGAAGTCATCCCCTGCTATGACGGCAAGCTGTTCGAACTGCCGGCACACCTCGAGCGCCTGCAGCGCTCGCTGGATGCCACGCGCATCGAACGGCATGACTCGCCCGCTGACTGGCAAGCTGCACTGGAGTCCCTGGTCCGCGCCAACGGCGGAGGCAACCTGGCGGTCTACCTGCAGGTCAGCCGTGGCGCTGATCAAGGTCGTGACCACCGATTCCCGATCGGCGTGAGCCCGACGGTGTTCGGCATGTGCATGCCGCTGCTGCCCGTCGATCCCACGCTCGGACTGGCGGCGGTCACGACCGAGGACCTGCGCTGGCACCGCAACGACATCAAGGCCACCTCGCTGCTGGGCAACGTGCTGGCACGCCAGCTGGCAGCCGAGCGCGGCGCCGACGAGGCCATCCTGTTGCGCGACGGCCTGGCCATCGAGGCCTCGACCAGCAACCTGTTCGTGGTTTCCAACGGCGAGGTATCTACCCCGCCACTGGCGCCGACGATCCTGGGTGGCATCACGCGGCAAGTCATCCTGAAATTGCTGGATCGGCTTGAAATCCACTGGCAGGAAACCCATATCAGCGAGACCGACTTGCGGGACGCCGACGAGATCTGGCTGGCGTCCAGCACCCGCGAAACGAGGGCGGTCACCCTGCTCGACGAAGAGCCCGTTGGCAGCGGTCGACCGGGAGCACTCTGGCAGCGACTGTTCGCGGCCTTCCAGGACTACAAGGCCGAGTCGCTCGACACGCGGTAG